TTCAGTATGCTCACAAATTGGTGAAAATGCTTGCTGATATTCGCAAAGAATGCAAAGAAATGACTTACCTCAGACCTGATTCAAAAAGCCAGGTGACATTGGAGTATGTTGATGGAAAAATTGCTCGCGTTGATACGGCCTTGATTTCTACTCAGCACGATCCAGAACCAGCCGGCGTTTCCGAAGCGGATTGGCAGAAAAAAATTGCTGAAGATGTAATCAACAAAGTGATGAAAGTCGTCATCCCGGCAGAGTATATCGATGAAAAAACCAAGTTCATCGTAAACCCGACGGGGCGTTTTGAAATTGGCGGTCCTCATGGCGACACGGGTTTGACCGGCAGAAAGATCATTGTTGATACCTACGGTGGCGCAGCTCCACATGGTGGCGGCGCATTTAGCGGAAAAGATCCATCAAAAGTTGATAGAAGCGCTGCTTATGCGGCACGTTACATCGCAAAAAACGTGGTTGCTGCAGGCTTAGCAGATCGTTGCACGATCCAGGTTTCCTACGCTATCGGCATTGCTCGTCCGGTTTCCATTTTTGTTGATACACATGGCACGGCAGCCAACGGCCTTCAGGATTCCGAAATTCAGGAAAAAGTAGAAAAAGTATTTGACCTTCGCCCGGCGGCTTTAATGAAAAACTTTGGCTTGAACAAACCCGAAGGCTGGTGCTTCCAAGACACCGCTGCTTATGGCCACTTCGGTCGCGATATTTTCCCTTGGGAAAAATTGGATAAAGTTGAAGAATTGAAAAGCGCTTTTAAATAAGTTATCGCTTGTTGTGAATTCGAACGACGCCTTTTAAAAACAAAAAAGAACTGATTTATGAGCACACAAGAGAAATTAAAGTACAAAGTTAAAGATATTTCCCTGGCTGAATGGGGCAGAAAAGAAATTCGCTTGGCAGAAGCTGAAATGCCAGGTTTGATGCAGATCAGAGAAGAATATAAAGCTCAGCAGCCTCTCAAAGGCGCTCGCATTGCCGGCTGCTTGCATATGACCATTCAAACGGCAGTTTTAATCGAAACGTTGGTTGAGCTTGGCGCTGAAGTTCAATGGTCTTCTTGCAATATTTATTCCACACAAGATCACGCCGCTGCCGCGATTGCTGCTGCTGGTGTGCCGGTTTATGCGTGGAAAGGCATGAACGAGGAAGAGTTTTTCTGGTGTATTGAACAAACCATCTTCTTTGAAGACGATCAGCCGCTGAACATGATTTTGGATGATGGCGGCGACCTCACCGAAATGGTGTTTGAGAAGTTTCCTGAGCTTGTTCCTGGCATTAAAGGAATCTCCGAAGAGACCACAACCGGTGTGCTTCGCTTGTATGAAAGGGAAAAAAACGGCACATTGGGCATTCCTTCTATCAATGTGAATGACTCCGTAACCAAGTCCAAATTTGACAACAAATACGGCTGTCGTGAGTCCTGCGTGGATGCAATTCGTCGCGCTACCGACGTGATGATTGCTGGAAAAGTCGCTGTTGTTGCTGGCTTTGGTGATGTAGGTAAAGGTTCTGCTGAGTCACTTCGCAATGCAGGTGCTCGCGTCATCGTTACCGAAATCGACCCGATTTGCGCGCTTCAAGCCGCAATGGAAGGTTACGAAGTTAAAAAAATGGATGATGCCATCAAGGAAGCTGATATCGTGGTCACTTCAACTGGAAACCGCGACATCATTACCGAAAAGCACTTCCGTGCAATGAAAGACAAATGCATTGTGAGCAACATCGGCCACTTCGATATCGAAATCGACATGGCATGGCTCAACAAAAACTACGGTCACACTCGCGATGAAATTAAACCTCAAGTTGATCTTTACAACATTGATGGAAAAGAAGTTATCGTGCTTGCTCAAGGCCGCTTGATGAATCTCGGCTGTGCAACGGGTCATCCGTCGTTCGTGATGTCAAACTCGTTCTCGAACCAAACGCTTGCTCAGATTGAACTTTTCAACAATCCTGGCAAGTATGAGAACAAAGTGTATGTCTTGCCGAAGCAG
Above is a window of Chloroherpeton thalassium ATCC 35110 DNA encoding:
- the metK gene encoding methionine adenosyltransferase gives rise to the protein MSRFLFTSESVSEGHPDKVSDQISDAILDEFLKQDPNSRVACETFVTTGLVVVGGEITSTANVDVQSLVRKVVKQIGYTKAEYMFEADSCGVLSALHAQSPDINRGVDRKEEIADPFDRIGAGDQGIMFGFACNETPELMPAAIQYAHKLVKMLADIRKECKEMTYLRPDSKSQVTLEYVDGKIARVDTALISTQHDPEPAGVSEADWQKKIAEDVINKVMKVVIPAEYIDEKTKFIVNPTGRFEIGGPHGDTGLTGRKIIVDTYGGAAPHGGGAFSGKDPSKVDRSAAYAARYIAKNVVAAGLADRCTIQVSYAIGIARPVSIFVDTHGTAANGLQDSEIQEKVEKVFDLRPAALMKNFGLNKPEGWCFQDTAAYGHFGRDIFPWEKLDKVEELKSAFK
- the ahcY gene encoding adenosylhomocysteinase, whose protein sequence is MSTQEKLKYKVKDISLAEWGRKEIRLAEAEMPGLMQIREEYKAQQPLKGARIAGCLHMTIQTAVLIETLVELGAEVQWSSCNIYSTQDHAAAAIAAAGVPVYAWKGMNEEEFFWCIEQTIFFEDDQPLNMILDDGGDLTEMVFEKFPELVPGIKGISEETTTGVLRLYEREKNGTLGIPSINVNDSVTKSKFDNKYGCRESCVDAIRRATDVMIAGKVAVVAGFGDVGKGSAESLRNAGARVIVTEIDPICALQAAMEGYEVKKMDDAIKEADIVVTSTGNRDIITEKHFRAMKDKCIVSNIGHFDIEIDMAWLNKNYGHTRDEIKPQVDLYNIDGKEVIVLAQGRLMNLGCATGHPSFVMSNSFSNQTLAQIELFNNPGKYENKVYVLPKQLDEKVAKLHLAKIGVEIDTLTKAQADYIGVKVEGPYKSEQYRY